The Opitutaceae bacterium genome has a window encoding:
- a CDS encoding FAD-linked oxidase C-terminal domain-containing protein, producing the protein MPPAVSPLLQDLQAELPAACLLTDRADLITYAYDGTAAMRQLPLAVVLPLTADQIQATLGIARKHRTPVVTRGSGTGLSGGSIPVANSIVITLVRMDRILELDTRNLTLLVEAGAITQKIYEAADAAGLFYPPDPGSMKISTIGGNVAENSGGLRGLKYGVTRDYVMGMEVILADGKRCWLGSRCVKDVAGYNLRDLFIGSEGTLGIVTQVLLKLLPKPAGRQTLLASFTSMEDAAETVSQIIAARIVPCTLEFLDRKTIQCVENFTRVGLPVDAAALLLIETDGHPAAATEEAQKIEDLCHAHGASSVRRARDSAEAVQLATARRSAFSALARLKPTTILEDVTVPRSELAGMIREVALIAERWNVEIATFGHFGDGNLHPTILTNERDLEEMKRVEHAIDAIVEAALARKGTITGEHGVGLAKKQFLRRQIGDSSHQLLTLVKRSLDPDNLLNPGKIFDLPPFADHHVDAPAH; encoded by the coding sequence ATGCCCCCAGCTGTTTCCCCGCTTCTTCAGGATCTACAAGCCGAGTTGCCCGCGGCTTGCCTCCTCACCGATCGTGCGGACCTGATCACATACGCCTACGACGGGACCGCTGCCATGCGGCAACTGCCGCTCGCGGTGGTCCTCCCTCTCACGGCGGACCAGATCCAGGCCACGCTCGGAATCGCACGCAAACACCGCACACCCGTGGTCACGCGGGGCAGCGGCACCGGCCTGAGCGGCGGCAGCATCCCGGTCGCCAATTCAATCGTGATCACCCTGGTGCGGATGGACCGAATCCTGGAGCTTGATACGCGCAACCTCACGCTCCTCGTCGAAGCCGGTGCCATCACCCAGAAGATCTACGAAGCCGCTGACGCAGCCGGTCTGTTCTATCCGCCGGATCCCGGCTCAATGAAAATCAGCACCATCGGCGGCAATGTCGCCGAAAACTCCGGGGGACTGCGCGGCCTGAAGTACGGAGTCACCCGCGACTACGTGATGGGAATGGAAGTCATTCTCGCCGACGGGAAACGTTGCTGGCTCGGAAGCCGCTGCGTCAAGGACGTCGCCGGTTACAACCTGCGCGACCTCTTCATCGGTTCAGAAGGAACTCTCGGGATCGTGACGCAGGTCCTGCTCAAGCTGCTGCCAAAGCCGGCCGGACGACAGACGCTCCTCGCAAGTTTCACCTCTATGGAGGACGCGGCGGAAACAGTGTCCCAGATCATCGCAGCTCGCATCGTGCCGTGCACCCTCGAATTCCTCGACCGGAAGACCATTCAATGCGTCGAGAACTTCACTCGGGTGGGCCTTCCCGTGGACGCAGCCGCCCTCCTCCTCATCGAGACCGACGGCCACCCGGCCGCCGCGACCGAGGAGGCCCAGAAAATCGAGGACTTGTGCCACGCTCACGGTGCAAGCTCTGTACGTCGTGCACGAGATTCGGCCGAGGCGGTTCAGCTCGCCACTGCCCGCAGGTCAGCCTTCAGCGCTCTCGCCCGGCTTAAACCCACGACCATTCTTGAGGACGTCACCGTCCCGAGAAGCGAACTGGCAGGAATGATCCGCGAGGTTGCCCTCATCGCCGAGCGTTGGAACGTCGAGATAGCAACCTTCGGGCACTTTGGCGATGGCAACCTGCATCCCACCATCCTGACAAATGAGCGCGACCTGGAGGAAATGAAACGGGTGGAACACGCCATAGATGCCATCGTGGAAGCGGCGCTTGCCCGCAAGGGCACCATCACAGGCGAGCACGGGGTCGGTCTCGCAAAGAAACAGTTCCTGCGCCGTCAGATCGGCGACTCGTCGCATCAGCTGCTCACGCTCGTGAAGCGCAGCCTCGACCCGGACAACCTGCTCAACCCGGGCAAGATCTTCGATCTTCCGCCTTTCGCTGACCATCATGTCGACGCCCCTGCCCACTAA